The following coding sequences lie in one Mercenaria mercenaria strain notata chromosome 5, MADL_Memer_1, whole genome shotgun sequence genomic window:
- the LOC123559084 gene encoding uncharacterized protein LOC123559084, with protein MLNDEGWNEVSTYVIEVSNSPLEVYTSCYIRSDNVNNWLRTPFINVQGSKSLYIETKFTMRKCARVSAPGKSSHCRESFNLYSYQTDRDIASKDMPSWDDISYNLVDKVAATCLGESASDVLLNTETRFISLKRGLQGIYFAFQDLGSCVSLVSVKVYYKICPEITHHYALYPATPAGKDISSSVEVEGQCVPNSSIFERPVYRCMSDGTWDIAAGECRCNPGYQGTDNRLCVSSCHCDHGKCHSNLCICSEGWSGKKCDNRGGSRTHTGIKTATEQSPPAFTEFIIPQIIRCKINKSCTIILPVDGKPDQGPMVEHGDYDHELRVTTPIQVKIKDSTCTNRTRCPYEAWITVSPPQIKLYEYCVQTKDYQRLNADELCYKIQGVQDETTPPGIFNYPPTLPENSTMNCSYKQICHYQLELKKTRPGPCDPNLSVEPTSSPVVVLQSSSTSSSFCNYEVVYIPSKNSTGKQNLCFSSTSSTQQHCMVVDVQGQSLNDSIKVSCSQYSWDIVIDLNILRQIYPGLITSNIYLGENRCTGIETKRHLLFKYGLHECLTHDMQIDGNNEYINELIYAEHDPVYTFIIRNISLTFPVECGFSKNIINTMSDNSSNVFFPSEQYPVNISTYSDSNFMKDIPDSPIYAAIGSRVYVKVFSTTPDWSTTMKVNTCYTKPEVDAPDHLKYYFIKNGCEMDASTHIIAQTTHETRFVFVYFEYMDRHNKGLYVFCDAIFCRTSDMAAQCLQTCNPVRRRNND; from the exons ATGTTAAATGACGAAGGT TGGAACGAAGTATCTACATATGTCATTGAAGTTTCAAATTCGCCTTTGGAAGTGTACACATCGTGTTATATAAGAAGTGACAACGTAAACAACTGGCTCAGAACACCATTTATAAATGTGCAGGGTTCAAAAAGTCTTTATATAGAAACTAAATTCACAATGAGAAAATGTGCACGTGTCTCAGCCCCAGGTAAATCCAGTCATTGTCGAGAATCGTTTAATTTATATTCATACCAAACGGATAGGGATATAGCAAGTAAAGACATGCCGTCATGGGACGATATCTCGTACAATTTAGTAGATAAAGTAGCTGCTACCTGCTTAGGCGAGAGTGCTTCAGACGTTCTTCTTAATACGGAAACACGTTTTATATCCCTAAAACGAGGACTACAGGgaatttattttgcatttcaaGACCTTGGATCTTGTGTGTCACTCGTTTCAGTAAAGGTGTATTACAAAATATGCCCCGAAATAACGCATCATTATGCACTATATCCTGCAACCCCTGCTGGAAAAGATATTTCGTCCAGTGTAGAAGTAGAAGGACAGTGTGTTCCAAACTCATCAATATTTGAGAGACCAGTATACAGATGTATGAGTGATGGAACTTGGGACATTGCCGCCGGTGAATGTCGGTGTAATCCAGGTTACCAAGGAACGGACAACAGATTATGTGTTT cgtCATGCCATTGTGATCATGGGAAATGTCACTCAAATCTTTGCATATGCTCTGAAGGTTGGTCGGGAAAGAAATGCGATAATA GAGGTGGATCGAGGACGCATACTGGAATTAAAACAGCGACTGAGCAG TCCCCACCTGCGTTTACAGAGTTCATCATCCCACAGATAATTCGATGCAAGATCAACAAATCTTGTACTATCATCCTTCCAGTGGATGGAAAACCCGACCAAGG TCCTATGGTAGAACATGGAGATTATGATCACGAACTGAGAGTGACTACACCCATCCAGGTTAAGATTAAAGATTCAACATGTACTAACAGGACAAGATGTCCATACGAAGCATGGATAACAGTGTCACCCCCTCAGATAAAGTTGTATGAATACTGTGTACAAACAAAGGACTACCAACG tctCAATGCAGATGAGTTGTGTTATAAAATTCAAGGAG TCCAGGATGAGACAACCCCA CCCGGAATTTTCAACTACCCACCAACTTTGCCAGAAAATTCCACAATGAATTGTTCATATAAACAGATATGTCATTACCAACTTGAACTCAAGAAAACTCGGCCCGGACCCTG TGATCCGAATTTGAGCGTGGAACCAACTAGTTCTCCCGTTGTGGTGTTGCAGTCAAGTTCAACCAGTTCATCTTTTTGCAATTATGAGGTTGTATATATACCGTCAAAGAACTCAACGGGAAAACAGAACCTGTGTTTCTC TTCAACGTCGTCTACACAGCAACACTGTATGGTCGTGGATGTCCAAG GTCAAAGTCTTAATGATTCTATAAAAGTAAGCTGTAGCCAGTATTCCTGGGATATTGTGATTGACCTGAATATCCTACGTCAAATCTATCCGGGCCTGATCACTTCTAATATTTACCTTGGAGAAAATAGATGTACTGGTATAGAGACAAAAAGGCATCTTCTCTTTAAATATGGTTTACACGAGTGTTTAACACACGATATG CAAATAGACGGAAATAATGAGTACATCAATGAACTGATCTACGCTGAGCATGATCCAGTATATACTTTCATCATAAGGAACATCAGCTTGACATTTCCTGTTGAATGTGGCTTCAGTAAAAATATCATCA ATACCATGTCAGACAATAGCAGCAATGTGTTCTTTCCCAGTGAACAGTACCCAGTAAATATATCTACATACTCGGACTCtaattttatgaaagatatacCAGATAGCCCAATATATGCTGCCATCGGGTCTCGTGTCTATGTAAAGGTATTTTCTACAACACCCGACTGGAGCACGACTATGAAGGTCAACACATGTTACACCAAGCCGGAAGTTGATGCGCCCGACCATTTGAAGTACTATTTCATCAAGAATGG ATGTGAAATGGATGCCTCAACTCATATAATTGCTCAGACGACACACGAAACAAGATTTGTGTTCGTCTATTTTGAATACATGGACAGACATAATAAAGGCCTGTATGTGTTTTGTGATGCCATATTTTGTAGGACATCAGACATGGCGGCGCAGTGTCTTCAAACATGCAATCCAGTTCGAAGACGGAATAATGATTAG